In one window of Protaetiibacter larvae DNA:
- a CDS encoding immunoglobulin domain-containing protein, whose translation MKKKIAIAAVAATALALLTPMSAMADANTAPTVGSATGQTSEAFWILNAETTEPLPVGGSVPMSLDVSGSNAAGVSPITAPTGAASFSFISPRGQERNQNAWNAYLTLGSAAVLALPPITPSGLTSAGFGSPAGIGAVSLAGGDYSLGLAFVEAGEVTKVEFTYITIVPGNIATTTYTYAQPAVVIPVAPSVTTDPTSQSAVAGDDVTFTAAATGTPTPSVQWESAPSASSTFTPISGATSDTLTVNDVQLANTGTQYRAVYTNSAGTDTSAVAVLTVTPEPVVKPVDGDANELASVTLGEGETSLVLEGTGIPAGTYGVWAWSVPTQLANATVNADGDVTPIELSGLDNPVGEHTVALVDIATNEVVAWLLVTLSSSTSSVTDLSVDVLTSNKFALEGVAASVDLGDAARGASTSNVLPAFTVTDDRALLPGWDLTSAVDDFVNAAAGNDTIDKSALSIEARKVGAAVDGITAKGLFVAGTSNLFAEGLANSSTPSTGTQFDANLTFLVPADAKAGTYTSKLTLTLTSK comes from the coding sequence ATGAAGAAGAAGATCGCCATCGCGGCAGTCGCCGCGACCGCGCTTGCTCTGCTGACGCCCATGTCGGCGATGGCCGATGCGAACACCGCCCCCACGGTCGGTTCCGCGACGGGCCAGACCTCTGAGGCGTTCTGGATCCTGAACGCCGAGACCACCGAGCCGCTCCCCGTCGGGGGCAGCGTGCCGATGTCGCTCGACGTGTCGGGCAGCAACGCCGCCGGAGTCTCGCCGATCACCGCCCCCACGGGCGCGGCGAGCTTCAGCTTCATCTCGCCGCGTGGGCAGGAGCGCAACCAGAACGCCTGGAACGCCTACCTCACGCTCGGATCGGCCGCGGTCCTCGCCCTGCCCCCGATCACCCCGTCCGGCCTCACCTCGGCGGGCTTCGGCTCGCCGGCGGGCATCGGTGCGGTGTCGCTCGCGGGTGGTGACTACTCGCTGGGTCTCGCGTTCGTCGAGGCGGGCGAGGTGACCAAGGTGGAGTTCACCTACATCACCATCGTCCCCGGCAACATCGCCACCACGACCTACACCTACGCGCAGCCCGCGGTGGTCATCCCGGTCGCGCCGTCCGTCACCACCGACCCGACGAGCCAGTCGGCCGTGGCCGGCGACGACGTCACCTTCACCGCGGCGGCGACGGGCACCCCGACGCCGAGCGTGCAGTGGGAGTCGGCTCCGTCCGCATCCTCCACCTTCACGCCCATCTCGGGTGCGACCTCGGACACCCTCACGGTGAACGACGTCCAGCTGGCGAACACCGGCACGCAGTACCGCGCGGTGTACACCAACTCGGCCGGCACCGACACCTCGGCCGTGGCCGTGCTGACGGTGACCCCGGAGCCGGTCGTGAAGCCGGTCGACGGCGACGCGAACGAGCTCGCGAGCGTCACGCTCGGCGAGGGCGAGACGAGCCTCGTGCTCGAGGGTACCGGCATCCCGGCGGGCACCTACGGCGTGTGGGCGTGGTCGGTTCCGACCCAGCTGGCGAACGCCACGGTGAACGCGGACGGCGACGTGACCCCGATCGAGCTGTCGGGCCTCGACAACCCGGTCGGCGAGCACACCGTCGCCCTGGTCGACATCGCCACCAACGAGGTCGTCGCCTGGCTCCTGGTCACCCTGTCGAGCTCGACCTCGTCGGTCACCGACCTCTCGGTGGACGTGCTCACGAGCAACAAGTTCGCGCTCGAGGGGGTCGCCGCATCGGTCGACCTCGGCGACGCCGCACGTGGTGCGAGCACGAGCAACGTCCTCCCCGCCTTCACGGTGACGGATGACCGCGCGCTGCTCCCCGGTTGGGACCTCACCTCGGCCGTCGACGACTTCGTCAACGCCGCGGCGGGCAACGACACGATCGACAAGTCGGCTCTCTCCATCGAGGCGCGCAAGGTGGGGGCTGCCGTCGACGGCATCACCGCCAAGGGCCTCTTCGTGGCCGGCACCAGCAACCTGTTCGCCGAGGGCCTCGCCAACTCGTCGACGCCCTCCACCGGCACCCAGTTCGACGCGAACCTGACCTTCCTGGTTCCGGCGGACGCCAAGGCCGGCACCTACACCTCGAAGCTGACCCTCACCCTGACCTCGAAGTGA
- a CDS encoding LPXTG cell wall anchor domain-containing protein, which translates to MRELHVLTPTSSARAIRRVLASLALLATALLVLAPGSAYAADGDDEAGVSLRPAEPSGAFDGRTNFRYAVDPGQTVQDYAAVVNTGSEPQDFTIIGTDAFNDENGDFALLPTDDAPELVGRWISFENGENRITVTLQPGEGRLIPFTLALPADATPGDHVGGIVASVFTAQGQVQVDRRVAIRLYARVSGDLQPALTINSLNASYNGDWWNLLSGTVTVEYTVTNPGNVALAANVEGGVKTWFGIPVAKQTSSAIKEILPGNSASYAFELPRIAQLLYLNPYVSIVPFVDSDDVSSYVPAAPTSRDTALFVAPWLVLIGLAVAGLVVALVLRRRRRENARAIEWMEQTEKRVREEALAAPEGMREKETSRGA; encoded by the coding sequence GTGCGGGAATTGCATGTGCTCACCCCCACGTCGTCCGCGCGCGCCATCCGGCGAGTCCTCGCCTCCCTCGCGCTGCTGGCCACCGCCCTGCTCGTGCTCGCCCCCGGGTCCGCGTACGCCGCCGACGGCGACGACGAGGCGGGTGTGTCGCTCCGCCCCGCCGAGCCCTCGGGCGCCTTCGACGGCCGCACCAACTTCCGCTACGCCGTCGACCCCGGGCAGACCGTGCAGGACTACGCCGCCGTCGTCAACACGGGGTCCGAACCCCAGGACTTCACCATCATCGGCACGGATGCCTTCAACGACGAGAACGGCGACTTCGCGCTCCTGCCCACCGACGACGCACCCGAACTCGTCGGACGCTGGATCAGCTTCGAGAACGGCGAGAACCGCATCACCGTGACCCTGCAGCCCGGCGAGGGCCGACTGATCCCGTTCACCCTCGCCCTGCCCGCCGACGCGACCCCCGGCGACCACGTCGGCGGCATCGTGGCGTCCGTGTTCACCGCCCAGGGGCAGGTGCAGGTGGACCGTCGCGTCGCGATCCGGCTGTACGCGCGGGTGTCGGGCGATCTGCAGCCCGCACTCACGATCAACTCGCTGAACGCCTCCTACAACGGCGACTGGTGGAACCTGCTCTCCGGAACCGTCACGGTCGAGTACACCGTCACCAACCCGGGCAACGTGGCGCTCGCCGCCAACGTGGAGGGCGGCGTCAAGACCTGGTTCGGCATCCCGGTGGCGAAGCAGACCAGCAGCGCGATCAAGGAGATCCTGCCCGGCAACTCCGCGTCGTACGCGTTCGAGCTGCCGCGCATCGCCCAGCTGCTCTACCTCAACCCCTACGTGAGCATCGTGCCCTTCGTCGACAGCGACGACGTGTCGAGCTACGTGCCGGCGGCCCCGACCTCGCGAGACACCGCGCTCTTCGTGGCGCCGTGGCTCGTGCTCATCGGCCTCGCCGTGGCGGGCCTTGTGGTCGCCCTCGTGCTGCGCCGTCGCCGCCGCGAGAACGCGCGGGCCATCGAGTGGATGGAGCAGACCGAGAAGCGCGTCCGCGAGGAGGCTCTCGCCGCGCCCGAGGGGATGCGGGAGAAGGAGACGAGCAGGGGTGCCTAG
- a CDS encoding ArsR/SmtB family transcription factor produces the protein MPFSHTERPLYEVKAGLFKGLSHPFRIRLLELLADGEEHTVAELQAATGLEASHLSQHLAVLRRHRLVESDRRASHVYYRLAHPDVAELLAVARRLLVTFVAEDGARLRAVEFLPALP, from the coding sequence ATGCCGTTCAGTCACACCGAGCGCCCCCTCTACGAGGTGAAGGCGGGCCTGTTCAAGGGTCTCTCGCACCCGTTCCGCATCCGCCTGCTCGAGCTGCTCGCCGACGGGGAGGAGCACACCGTCGCCGAGCTGCAGGCGGCCACCGGCCTCGAAGCCTCGCACCTCTCCCAGCACCTCGCCGTGCTGCGCCGACACCGCCTGGTCGAGTCCGACCGCCGGGCCAGTCACGTGTACTACCGGCTCGCACATCCTGATGTCGCCGAGCTGCTCGCGGTGGCCCGGCGGCTGCTCGTGACGTTCGTCGCCGAGGACGGCGCGCGGCTTCGCGCGGTCGAGTTCCTCCCCGCGCTACCGTGA
- the pstA gene encoding phosphate ABC transporter permease PstA, with protein MTTVTQRTIVPVPTEEVGDRRRLRGATFDERFDVLGAAAAGLATASLLFGWITPLTGVIGWIVVSYLAFLGYYVVLTALTGDRQTIADRVVTVLLISAGAVLFVALVFIVLYSLLGGTNAFWHLNFFTTDMRLAGPLDPLTDGGILHAIVGSLIQIGIALAITVPLGIATAVFLNEVGGRFARFVRTIVDAMTALPSIVAGLFIYAAVIQLITHQRSGFAAAIAITVMMLPIVIRAADVVLRLVPGNLREASYALGASRWRTVWGVVLPTSRSGLVTAVILGTARGIGETSPVLLTSGITAELSFNPFSGPMISLPLQVFDFVKSPEPNMVARGFGTAAVLLLLVLVLFGLARVFGGRPAGQLSPRQQRRSQLVSQRDALRIERKQKAETS; from the coding sequence GTGACGACGGTGACGCAGCGCACGATCGTGCCGGTGCCGACCGAGGAGGTCGGCGATCGCCGGCGGCTGCGCGGCGCCACCTTCGACGAGCGCTTCGATGTGCTCGGTGCCGCCGCAGCGGGCCTCGCCACCGCCTCGCTGCTGTTCGGCTGGATCACCCCCCTCACGGGCGTCATCGGCTGGATCGTGGTGTCCTACCTGGCGTTCCTCGGCTACTACGTGGTGCTCACGGCGCTCACCGGCGACCGGCAGACGATCGCGGATCGCGTCGTCACCGTGCTCCTCATCTCCGCGGGGGCTGTGCTCTTCGTCGCGCTCGTGTTCATCGTCCTGTACTCGCTGCTCGGCGGCACCAACGCCTTCTGGCATCTCAACTTCTTCACGACCGACATGCGGCTCGCGGGCCCCCTCGACCCGCTCACCGACGGCGGCATCCTGCACGCGATCGTCGGATCGCTCATCCAGATCGGGATCGCCTTGGCGATCACCGTGCCGCTCGGTATCGCGACGGCCGTGTTCCTCAACGAGGTCGGCGGGCGGTTCGCCCGTTTCGTGCGCACGATCGTCGACGCCATGACGGCGCTGCCCTCGATCGTCGCCGGCCTCTTCATCTACGCGGCCGTCATCCAGCTGATCACGCACCAGCGCTCGGGCTTCGCGGCGGCGATCGCGATCACGGTCATGATGCTGCCGATCGTGATCCGCGCCGCCGATGTCGTGCTGCGGCTCGTCCCCGGCAATCTGCGGGAGGCCTCCTATGCGCTCGGCGCGAGCCGCTGGCGCACGGTCTGGGGGGTCGTGCTGCCGACCTCGCGCTCGGGGCTCGTCACGGCCGTCATCCTGGGGACGGCGCGCGGGATCGGGGAGACCTCGCCCGTGCTGCTCACCTCGGGCATCACGGCCGAACTGTCGTTCAACCCCTTCTCGGGGCCGATGATCTCGCTCCCCTTGCAGGTCTTCGACTTCGTGAAGTCGCCCGAACCGAACATGGTGGCCCGCGGCTTCGGCACCGCGGCCGTGCTGCTGCTGCTCGTGCTCGTGCTCTTCGGCCTCGCCCGCGTGTTCGGTGGGCGGCCCGCCGGTCAGCTCTCGCCGCGCCAGCAGCGTCGCAGTCAACTCGTGTCGCAGCGCGACGCGCTCCGAATCGAACGCAAGCAGAAGGCAGAAACCTCGTGA
- a CDS encoding sortase, protein MTAPATVERAARPAVVRPPKRPPIQYVPLSTGRRLAQGLFQMVAVVLLAFVLDVGVVSHLQHAVAQQQLYNTLRAQLAEGVLPVSEGNVDDILLADGVPVAYLEIPEIGLREVIVEGSDSGTLMSGPGHRRDTVLPGQEGFSVILGRAAAFGGPFSRIQELPPGSEFTVVTGQGEQTFRTIGVRYAGDPTPPAVQPGESRLVLQTARGVSFLPSGVMYLDAELVGDAQARGARQTTVASLPDADLALGVDTSTVWALVFALQFLIAVELAAVLTRPRIGPRKAWIVFAPLITLGGLWVATQLVLLLPNLL, encoded by the coding sequence GTGACCGCGCCCGCGACCGTCGAGCGCGCCGCACGGCCCGCCGTCGTCCGCCCGCCGAAACGCCCGCCCATCCAGTACGTGCCGCTGTCGACCGGGCGCCGACTCGCGCAGGGCCTCTTCCAGATGGTCGCGGTCGTGCTCCTGGCGTTCGTCCTGGATGTCGGGGTCGTCAGCCACCTCCAGCACGCCGTCGCGCAGCAGCAGCTCTACAACACGCTCCGCGCGCAGCTCGCGGAAGGCGTGCTCCCGGTCAGCGAGGGGAACGTCGACGACATCCTGCTCGCCGACGGGGTGCCGGTCGCCTACCTCGAGATCCCCGAGATCGGGCTGCGCGAGGTGATCGTCGAGGGCTCCGATTCGGGCACCCTCATGAGCGGCCCCGGGCATCGCCGGGACACCGTGCTCCCGGGGCAGGAGGGCTTCAGCGTCATCCTCGGTCGCGCGGCGGCGTTCGGCGGTCCGTTCAGCCGGATCCAGGAACTGCCGCCGGGGAGCGAGTTCACCGTGGTGACCGGTCAGGGCGAGCAGACCTTCCGCACCATCGGCGTCCGCTACGCGGGCGACCCCACGCCGCCCGCCGTCCAGCCGGGCGAGTCCCGGCTCGTGCTCCAGACCGCGCGAGGGGTGTCGTTCCTGCCCTCGGGCGTCATGTACCTCGATGCCGAGCTCGTCGGCGATGCGCAGGCGCGCGGCGCCCGCCAGACCACGGTGGCGAGCCTCCCCGACGCCGACCTCGCCCTCGGCGTCGACACCTCGACGGTGTGGGCGCTCGTCTTCGCCCTGCAGTTCCTGATCGCCGTCGAGCTGGCGGCCGTGCTCACCCGCCCGCGGATCGGACCGCGCAAGGCGTGGATCGTGTTCGCGCCGCTCATCACCCTCGGTGGCCTCTGGGTCGCCACCCAACTCGTGCTCCTGCTCCCGAACCTGCTGTGA
- the pstS gene encoding phosphate ABC transporter substrate-binding protein PstS, which translates to MSRILRALLVVAITAGLVSAPTHGAQAASYVPITGTGSTWSQNALDQWRKNVAANYGMTVNYSGVGSSAGRRDFIAGTVDFAVSEIPFQTQPEDGSAPEIPAIGFAYMPIVAGGTAFMYNLKISGKRVTNLRLSGEVITKIFTGAITKWNDPAIVADNPALAMPDRTILPVVRSDGSGTSAQFSLWMSKQFPSLWKAGMRSQFPTPPGGKAQNGSLGVAGYVSQDYGEGAITYVEYSYALKSGFPVAKVLNKQGYYVEPTAPSVAVALMSATINSDLTQNLDAVYNSADKRAYPLSSYSYMIIPTEVGGIFTAEKGATLGAFARYMLCEGQQQAPALGYSPLPMNLVQAGSDQIKRIPGAGSAGIDFASCNNPTFKPGDSPNNNRLASSAPQPAECDKVGTSQCSTGTAGAPQDTPVTGGGTGGSSNGGGSGGSGDGGASGAGGAGGDPQFDENGNPLGANNASANGAASKPFTVEDQGMGPTQWLMVAAGGLFFAAVLVPPFVSRRMRAAGRK; encoded by the coding sequence GTGAGCCGCATCCTTCGGGCGCTCCTCGTCGTCGCGATCACCGCCGGCCTCGTCTCGGCGCCGACGCACGGCGCACAGGCCGCCAGTTACGTCCCCATCACCGGCACCGGATCCACCTGGTCGCAGAACGCGCTCGACCAGTGGCGCAAGAACGTGGCGGCGAACTACGGCATGACCGTCAACTACTCGGGCGTCGGCTCCTCCGCGGGCCGCCGGGACTTCATCGCGGGCACGGTCGACTTCGCGGTGAGCGAGATCCCCTTCCAGACGCAACCCGAGGACGGGTCCGCGCCCGAGATCCCGGCGATCGGCTTCGCCTACATGCCGATCGTCGCGGGCGGCACGGCGTTCATGTACAACCTCAAGATCAGCGGCAAGCGGGTGACGAACCTGCGGCTCTCGGGCGAGGTGATCACCAAGATCTTCACGGGCGCGATCACCAAGTGGAACGACCCGGCGATCGTCGCCGACAACCCGGCGCTCGCGATGCCCGATCGCACGATCCTGCCGGTGGTGCGCTCGGACGGTTCGGGCACGAGCGCGCAGTTCTCGCTGTGGATGTCGAAGCAGTTCCCGTCGCTGTGGAAGGCGGGGATGCGCTCGCAGTTCCCGACGCCGCCGGGCGGCAAGGCGCAGAACGGCTCGCTCGGTGTCGCCGGCTATGTGAGCCAGGACTACGGCGAGGGCGCCATCACCTACGTGGAGTACTCCTACGCGCTCAAGTCGGGCTTCCCGGTGGCGAAGGTGCTCAACAAGCAGGGCTACTACGTGGAGCCGACGGCGCCGTCGGTCGCGGTGGCGCTCATGAGCGCCACGATCAACTCCGACCTCACCCAGAACCTCGACGCCGTCTACAACTCGGCCGACAAGCGCGCGTACCCGCTCTCGAGCTACTCGTACATGATCATCCCCACCGAGGTCGGGGGCATCTTCACGGCCGAGAAGGGCGCCACGCTCGGCGCCTTCGCGCGCTACATGCTCTGCGAGGGCCAGCAGCAGGCGCCGGCGCTCGGGTACTCGCCGTTGCCGATGAACCTCGTGCAGGCGGGCTCCGACCAGATCAAGCGGATCCCGGGGGCCGGGTCCGCGGGCATCGACTTCGCCTCCTGCAACAACCCCACCTTTAAACCGGGCGACTCGCCCAACAACAACCGGCTCGCCTCCTCGGCGCCGCAGCCGGCCGAATGCGACAAGGTGGGCACGAGCCAGTGCTCGACCGGCACCGCGGGGGCGCCCCAGGACACCCCGGTGACGGGCGGGGGGACCGGCGGGTCCTCCAACGGCGGCGGCTCCGGCGGCTCCGGCGACGGCGGCGCCTCGGGCGCCGGCGGTGCCGGGGGAGACCCCCAGTTCGACGAGAACGGCAACCCGCTCGGCGCGAACAACGCGTCCGCGAACGGCGCCGCCTCCAAGCCCTTCACGGTCGAGGACCAGGGGATGGGGCCGACGCAATGGCTCATGGTCGCGGCCGGCGGACTGTTCTTCGCAGCGGTGCTGGTTCCGCCGTTCGTCTCGCGCCGCATGCGCGCGGCCGGGAGGAAGTAG
- a CDS encoding phosphate ABC transporter ATP-binding protein, with the protein MTAWFGDHQVLDRVSLTMPAGVITSLIGPSGCGKSTFLRILNRMHELVPSASLAGEVLLDGDDIYRADRPLTDARKSIGMVFQKPNPFPAMSIYDNVIAGLRLTGISADRDRKDELVQTSLQRAGLWNEVKDRLRSPGGGLSGGQQQRLCIARSLAVMPRVLLMDEPCSALDPTSTRVIEETMLELAHEVTIVIVTHNMQQAQRVSTQCAFFLASQGTPGAIVEYGDTEAMFSEPIDARTFDYVNGRFG; encoded by the coding sequence ATCACCGCCTGGTTCGGCGACCACCAGGTGCTCGACCGCGTTTCGCTCACGATGCCGGCCGGCGTCATCACCTCGCTCATCGGGCCGTCCGGGTGCGGCAAGTCGACCTTCCTGCGCATCCTCAACCGCATGCACGAACTCGTGCCCTCGGCGTCTCTCGCGGGCGAGGTGCTGCTCGACGGCGACGACATCTACCGGGCCGACCGTCCGTTGACGGACGCCCGCAAGAGCATCGGCATGGTGTTCCAGAAGCCGAACCCGTTCCCCGCGATGTCGATCTACGACAACGTCATCGCCGGCCTCCGCCTCACCGGGATCAGCGCCGACCGCGACCGCAAGGACGAGCTCGTGCAGACCTCGTTGCAGCGCGCCGGTCTCTGGAACGAGGTGAAGGATCGCCTCCGCTCGCCGGGCGGCGGGCTCTCCGGCGGTCAGCAGCAGCGCCTGTGCATAGCGCGGTCGCTCGCCGTGATGCCGCGGGTGCTGCTCATGGACGAGCCGTGCTCCGCCCTCGACCCCACCTCGACGCGCGTGATCGAAGAGACGATGCTCGAGCTCGCGCACGAGGTGACGATCGTGATCGTCACCCACAACATGCAGCAGGCGCAGCGGGTGTCGACGCAGTGCGCGTTCTTCCTCGCCTCGCAGGGCACGCCCGGCGCGATCGTCGAGTACGGCGACACGGAGGCGATGTTCTCGGAGCCGATCGACGCGCGCACCTTCGACTATGTGAACGGCCGATTCGGGTAG